In a genomic window of Virgibacillus sp. SK37:
- a CDS encoding sodium/glutamate symporter, with protein sequence MTPDQIGFTFLYLAAFLLIGKWIRIKVKWLQNLFLPSSIIGGFIALILGPQVLGKLAGFVVSDNSFLINGIMTKEVMEVWSALPGIMINVVFATLFLGATIPTLAKIWEYGGPQLAFGWTMGWGQYVIGILLTILVLSPFFGLPPMAGALIEVAFEGGHGTAAGMAGTFKEMGFPEAYDLSIGLATVGILSGIIMGIILINWAVRKEKTNVIKDVKDFSTLRKQGIMEFQNREPAAKMTVRPESIEPLSLHFAVVGMAVFLGWLILKLLIWIESVTWGMWTDSAFMTYIPLFPLAMIGGILIQVVFNKVDNSEILDRRMINRIQGFSLDILILTAIGTVSLDVIGEYIIPFLLLAGAGILWNVFGFLVLAPRIIPTYWFERGIGDFGQSMGVTATGLLLMRVVDPNNESPAFQGFGYKQLVYEPFLGGGLVTALSVPIIYQLGAIPFLLVATVMCIAGALTGLLYFGKK encoded by the coding sequence ATGACACCAGACCAAATAGGTTTTACTTTTTTATATTTGGCAGCATTCCTACTAATAGGAAAATGGATTCGAATAAAAGTAAAATGGTTACAAAATTTATTTTTGCCATCCTCCATCATAGGTGGATTTATAGCTTTAATTCTAGGGCCACAAGTACTTGGTAAGCTTGCTGGATTTGTAGTGAGTGACAATTCCTTTTTAATAAACGGAATTATGACAAAGGAAGTGATGGAAGTATGGAGTGCTCTACCAGGAATTATGATTAATGTAGTGTTTGCTACTTTATTTTTAGGTGCCACCATCCCAACACTAGCAAAAATATGGGAATATGGTGGTCCCCAACTTGCCTTTGGATGGACAATGGGATGGGGGCAATATGTAATAGGTATATTATTAACTATTTTGGTATTATCTCCATTTTTCGGATTGCCCCCAATGGCTGGAGCTCTTATAGAAGTTGCATTTGAAGGTGGACATGGTACAGCAGCAGGGATGGCTGGAACATTTAAAGAGATGGGTTTTCCTGAAGCCTATGATCTTTCTATTGGGCTTGCGACTGTAGGCATCCTATCAGGAATAATTATGGGAATCATTCTAATTAATTGGGCAGTCAGAAAAGAGAAAACCAACGTTATTAAAGATGTGAAAGATTTTTCTACGCTAAGAAAACAAGGGATCATGGAATTTCAAAATAGGGAGCCCGCAGCAAAAATGACAGTAAGACCGGAATCCATCGAGCCACTTTCACTCCACTTTGCGGTTGTTGGAATGGCTGTTTTTCTTGGTTGGCTTATCTTAAAGTTATTAATATGGATTGAAAGTGTCACATGGGGGATGTGGACAGACTCCGCATTCATGACGTATATACCATTATTTCCTCTGGCGATGATTGGTGGAATTCTCATTCAAGTTGTATTTAATAAAGTAGATAATTCGGAGATTCTCGATCGTAGAATGATAAACCGTATCCAGGGTTTCTCGCTTGATATATTAATACTAACCGCGATTGGAACCGTTTCATTGGACGTAATAGGAGAATATATTATTCCCTTTCTATTGTTAGCTGGGGCAGGGATTCTTTGGAATGTATTTGGCTTTCTGGTTCTGGCTCCTAGAATAATCCCCACGTATTGGTTTGAAAGAGGAATTGGAGATTTCGGGCAGTCTATGGGTGTGACTGCTACAGGACTTCTATTGATGCGGGTAGTGGATCCGAATAATGAGTCGCCAGCATTTCAGGGGTTTGGATATAAACAGCTGGTGTACGAACCTTTTCTAGGTGGAGGATTAGTCACAGCATTATCTGTTCCAATCATCTACCAACTTGGAGCTATTCCGTTTTTATTAGTCGCAACAGTCATGTGTATAGCAGGTGCTCTAACAGGTTTATTATATTTTGGGAAAAAATAA
- a CDS encoding type II toxin-antitoxin system RelE/ParE family toxin produces MRYNILRTDKAEEQLRDIIFYIADDAGDVDIALSYLDKIETAIHRLQEFPESGIVPRHSVLKKQGFRVVIAERHLVFYKINETEQTIIIYAIVDGRRDYHNLF; encoded by the coding sequence ATGAGGTATAATATATTACGAACGGATAAGGCAGAAGAACAACTCCGTGATATTATATTTTATATTGCTGATGATGCTGGAGATGTTGATATTGCACTTTCGTATTTGGATAAAATCGAAACTGCAATCCATCGTCTTCAAGAATTTCCAGAGTCAGGAATTGTCCCAAGACATTCGGTTTTAAAAAAGCAAGGATTTAGAGTAGTCATTGCTGAGAGGCATCTTGTCTTTTATAAGATTAATGAGACAGAACAGACAATTATTATTTATGCAATAGTTGATGGAAGAAGAGATTATCACAATTTATTTTAA
- a CDS encoding type II toxin-antitoxin system Phd/YefM family antitoxin, with the protein MWEAIRPSADLRNHYNEISKQCKESRSAVIITVKGRGDTAVLGLQDYYQMKSELELLRTLADAEDDVRNERVAPIQNSFDDLRASLLERKEDEV; encoded by the coding sequence ATGTGGGAAGCAATTAGACCGTCAGCGGATTTAAGAAACCATTACAATGAAATATCTAAGCAGTGCAAAGAATCAAGAAGTGCAGTTATTATTACCGTAAAAGGACGAGGAGATACTGCAGTTCTTGGTTTGCAAGATTATTATCAGATGAAATCAGAGTTGGAACTACTGCGAACACTTGCAGATGCTGAGGACGATGTAAGAAATGAACGAGTAGCACCCATACAGAATTCATTTGATGACCTTCGTGCATCTTTACTGGAAAGGAAAGAAGATGAGGTATAA
- a CDS encoding class I SAM-dependent methyltransferase: MEKNESSLTSLISAFGRAYHSKYDTPKIFDDYIAKDLITQKEFEDIRKNMIQGIQFFNHEIAIKFQDQPDEILKWITQVQLSPTPLARAAYCEKVLFHEIVLGAEQYVILGAGLDTFCFRNPELDPKLEIFEVDYPSTQDFKRNRLAKSNYQIPYNFHFVPMDFTKDIILQNLIDEGFQPNKKTFYSLLGVSYYLTKEEISNLIKELFAEIPLGSSIVFDYADDKLFVEKGLSNRVQNMVQMASASGEPMKSCFTYDEIEILLEDAGLLIYEHLSPDVINNKFFSDRSDYLKAFETIHYIHAVKK; this comes from the coding sequence ATGGAGAAAAATGAATCCAGTTTAACTTCCTTAATTTCAGCTTTTGGTCGAGCATACCATAGTAAATATGACACACCAAAGATTTTTGATGATTATATTGCAAAAGATTTAATTACCCAAAAGGAATTTGAAGATATTCGTAAAAACATGATTCAAGGAATTCAATTTTTTAATCATGAAATTGCTATAAAATTTCAAGATCAACCCGATGAAATATTAAAATGGATTACACAAGTTCAACTCTCACCAACTCCATTAGCACGTGCTGCCTATTGTGAAAAAGTATTATTCCATGAGATAGTACTAGGAGCTGAACAATATGTCATTCTAGGAGCTGGATTGGATACATTTTGTTTTCGGAACCCAGAATTAGACCCTAAGTTGGAAATATTTGAAGTTGATTATCCGTCTACACAAGATTTTAAAAGGAATAGGCTAGCCAAATCTAATTATCAAATTCCTTATAATTTTCACTTTGTTCCAATGGATTTCACCAAAGATATTATCCTACAAAACCTTATTGATGAGGGTTTTCAACCAAACAAAAAAACCTTTTATAGTCTCTTAGGTGTTTCCTATTACTTAACAAAAGAAGAAATTTCAAATTTAATTAAAGAATTATTTGCAGAGATTCCATTGGGAAGTTCCATCGTTTTTGATTATGCAGATGATAAACTATTTGTAGAAAAAGGATTGTCTAACCGAGTTCAGAATATGGTGCAAATGGCATCCGCTAGTGGCGAACCAATGAAATCATGTTTTACTTATGACGAAATAGAAATATTGTTAGAAGATGCAGGATTACTTATTTACGAACATTTATCACCCGATGTTATAAATAATAAATTCTTTAGCGATCGTTCGGATTATTTAAAAGCCTTTGAAACGATTCATTACATCCATGCTGTAAAAAAATAA
- a CDS encoding GntR family transcriptional regulator, translating into MCGLSINNRGTVYSAVIRYIKEQIASAKLEPGQEIPSRRELASRLKVNSNTVQRAYKIMEEEGLIYTERNRRSKITKDEKILGSVREELILQAVSSFVSSIRSINVPVDEVLDLVNKNYM; encoded by the coding sequence ATGTGTGGTTTGAGTATTAATAATCGTGGTACGGTTTATTCAGCCGTTATTCGCTATATCAAAGAGCAAATTGCTTCAGCTAAGTTAGAGCCGGGACAGGAGATACCATCACGAAGAGAATTAGCTAGTCGGCTGAAGGTAAATTCCAACACAGTGCAACGAGCCTATAAGATAATGGAGGAGGAAGGGTTGATTTATACTGAACGAAACCGACGAAGTAAAATCACAAAAGATGAGAAAATTTTAGGGTCTGTTAGAGAAGAACTTATTCTACAAGCTGTATCCTCTTTTGTTAGCTCTATTCGTTCTATTAATGTTCCTGTTGATGAGGTTTTAGATTTGGTCAATAAAAATTATATGTAG
- the dacB gene encoding D-alanyl-D-alanine carboxypeptidase/D-alanyl-D-alanine-endopeptidase: protein MKAKLENFIANEPALMGALTGISIRDRHNGEVVYERQGETRMHPASNMKLLTAAASLSELGEKYKFITEVKADGEIIDSKLVGNLYLVGKGDPTLVPEDLDLLTEDLRLQGIKEITGDLVADDRWYDLIRLSPDMMWEDEHAYYGGQISALTLSPDEDYDAGTVIIEVAPGYSIGDKPKVTLSPPTDYVRVENNAKTDEVHSTEEEIVIRRLHGTNTITITGNIPLDSPNRKEWVAVWEPTEYVLAVWQHALLKKAIKWSGTVKVAESPTNAKILCTHTSKPISEMLVPFMKLSNNGIGEVLIKEMGRKVYGDGSWPAGLKVLEERLTDYNMKIDNLLLRDGSGISHVSLIPPNEITKLLYHIQKESWFPTYLDSLPVAGKEDRLVGGTLRDRLKGLKLQAKTGTIYGVSTLSGYAEANSGKKYIFSVMLNNMLDEEIGKEIEDRMLEIILKD, encoded by the coding sequence ATGAAAGCAAAACTTGAAAATTTTATTGCAAATGAACCTGCTTTAATGGGGGCACTTACTGGAATAAGTATTCGTGACAGACATAATGGTGAGGTGGTATACGAGCGACAAGGTGAAACGAGAATGCATCCTGCTTCCAATATGAAATTATTAACTGCAGCTGCATCCCTATCCGAATTAGGGGAGAAGTATAAATTTATTACGGAAGTAAAGGCAGATGGGGAAATAATTGATTCTAAATTAGTGGGAAATCTTTATTTGGTAGGAAAAGGAGACCCAACGTTAGTCCCAGAAGACTTGGATCTGCTTACCGAGGATCTCCGCCTTCAAGGAATTAAAGAAATAACAGGAGATTTGGTTGCAGATGATAGGTGGTATGATTTAATTCGATTATCGCCTGACATGATGTGGGAGGATGAACATGCCTATTATGGAGGACAGATCTCAGCATTGACTTTATCACCAGACGAAGATTACGATGCGGGTACAGTTATTATAGAAGTAGCTCCAGGCTATTCAATTGGAGATAAACCAAAGGTAACGTTATCACCTCCTACAGATTACGTGAGGGTGGAAAACAATGCAAAGACGGATGAAGTGCACAGCACAGAGGAAGAGATAGTAATCAGAAGATTGCATGGCACGAACACTATAACCATTACTGGAAATATCCCGCTCGATTCACCGAATAGGAAAGAGTGGGTAGCCGTATGGGAGCCAACAGAGTATGTCCTTGCTGTTTGGCAACACGCTTTATTAAAAAAAGCGATAAAGTGGAGCGGAACCGTAAAGGTAGCAGAAAGTCCCACTAACGCAAAAATATTGTGTACACACACTTCCAAACCCATATCTGAAATGTTAGTCCCATTTATGAAATTAAGCAATAATGGAATTGGTGAAGTTTTGATAAAAGAAATGGGAAGAAAAGTTTACGGTGACGGAAGCTGGCCAGCAGGTCTTAAGGTGTTGGAAGAGAGACTTACGGATTATAATATGAAGATTGACAACCTATTGCTTCGTGACGGATCAGGTATTTCTCATGTAAGTTTAATACCTCCCAATGAAATCACCAAACTTTTATATCACATTCAAAAGGAGAGTTGGTTCCCAACCTACCTAGATTCTCTTCCGGTTGCCGGAAAGGAGGATCGCTTGGTTGGCGGAACATTAAGAGATCGGCTGAAAGGCCTAAAGCTTCAAGCTAAGACAGGAACTATTTATGGTGTAAGTACGTTATCCGGTTATGCAGAAGCTAATAGTGGAAAGAAATACATATTCTCTGTAATGCTTAACAATATGCTTGATGAAGAAATTGGCAAAGAAATAGAGGATAGAATGCTGGAGATTATTTTGAAAGATTAA
- a CDS encoding DUF4349 domain-containing protein, producing the protein MLSKRLTLYFCVAIILVILSGCSNESENESKQADSYMAEEASEKITEEGEATTESAEDGVENSGDKTEQQTPQEQNTSPRKIIYTANLEIEINSYEKALENIQKKVEAYQGYVVESSMFEEEENKGTSGFITVRIPQGKFREFIQLVEDGSKNVLSNSISGQDVTEEYIDLESRLRSKEVVEERLLSYMKKAEKTEDLLAISKDLASVQEEIDQIKGRMKYLENKSDLATITIHMTENNLAISGEDLNTWDKTKQQFLQSLNWLLKAVSGLIIFFVGNLPILLVTASIAVIVLIVIRKLSKSNKDNR; encoded by the coding sequence ATGTTAAGTAAGCGATTAACACTCTATTTTTGTGTTGCTATTATTTTAGTCATACTATCTGGCTGTAGCAATGAAAGTGAAAATGAGAGCAAACAGGCTGACAGCTATATGGCTGAGGAAGCAAGTGAGAAGATAACGGAAGAAGGAGAAGCGACAACTGAATCAGCAGAAGATGGCGTGGAAAATAGTGGAGATAAAACAGAGCAACAAACTCCACAGGAACAAAATACATCTCCACGGAAAATTATCTATACTGCAAATTTGGAGATCGAAATAAATAGCTACGAAAAAGCACTGGAGAACATACAAAAGAAAGTAGAGGCTTATCAAGGATATGTAGTTGAATCATCCATGTTTGAGGAAGAAGAAAACAAAGGAACAAGTGGTTTTATTACCGTCAGAATTCCTCAGGGAAAATTCCGGGAGTTTATTCAGCTGGTTGAAGATGGGAGTAAAAACGTGTTGTCAAACTCTATTTCAGGTCAGGATGTTACAGAGGAATATATCGACTTGGAATCACGATTGCGCTCCAAAGAAGTGGTTGAAGAGCGGTTGCTGTCTTATATGAAAAAAGCTGAGAAAACGGAAGACTTATTGGCAATTTCCAAGGATTTAGCAAGTGTACAGGAAGAAATTGATCAAATTAAAGGCCGTATGAAATATTTGGAAAATAAATCTGATTTAGCCACAATTACAATCCACATGACTGAAAACAATTTAGCGATTTCAGGAGAAGATCTCAACACATGGGATAAAACCAAACAGCAATTCTTACAAAGTTTAAATTGGCTTCTCAAAGCTGTTTCGGGCTTGATCATCTTTTTTGTTGGTAATTTGCCGATATTACTAGTTACAGCTAGCATAGCGGTAATTGTATTAATTGTCATCCGAAAGCTTAGCAAATCTAATAAAGATAATAGATGA
- a CDS encoding DNA polymerase IV yields MDYSSYPRNDVLCIDMRSFYASVEAVKLGLDPMKTLLAVVGDPNRSGSIVLAASPELKRRHGISNVSRFFELPDDPEIHIVAAHMADYLNVSMEITKLINQYVPKQAIHQYSVDEVWVTVNGLDKLFGARWEVARQIKKDILDCFGITASIGIGDNKFLAKTVMDLHAKKVGIAECTYEQVKEKLWPFPIEDIWGIGSRMKRNLNRMGIVTLGQLARFDLEHLKKRFGVMGEQLYWHAWGIDLSPVFGDFIKTEQKGFGHGISLLRDYSKEEVTVCILDLCEEVCRRAREAGKTGRTVQLGISYGKETGGGFSRSRSIYIPTNVTMDVYQICLQLFQEFYDGNSTIRHVYVTLNNLFHEGEIQLNLFEDRAKKNDIGYVMDAIRRDYGATAILRASSYTEAGITLERSKKIGGHRA; encoded by the coding sequence ATGGATTATTCTTCTTACCCTCGTAATGATGTACTATGTATAGATATGCGTTCTTTTTATGCAAGTGTGGAGGCGGTAAAACTTGGATTGGATCCTATGAAGACGTTGCTTGCGGTAGTCGGTGACCCGAATAGATCAGGCAGTATTGTTCTGGCTGCTTCACCAGAGCTGAAAAGAAGGCATGGCATTAGTAACGTAAGTCGTTTTTTTGAGTTACCCGATGACCCGGAAATTCATATTGTAGCAGCACATATGGCAGATTATTTAAACGTGTCAATGGAAATCACCAAACTGATCAACCAATACGTACCAAAACAAGCAATTCACCAATATTCCGTAGATGAAGTCTGGGTAACAGTAAACGGGCTTGATAAACTATTTGGAGCCCGTTGGGAAGTAGCAAGACAAATCAAGAAAGACATCTTGGATTGCTTTGGAATTACTGCTTCGATTGGGATCGGAGATAATAAGTTTCTTGCAAAAACAGTGATGGATCTGCATGCCAAGAAAGTAGGTATCGCTGAATGTACCTATGAACAAGTCAAAGAAAAACTTTGGCCTTTTCCCATAGAGGACATATGGGGAATCGGCAGCAGAATGAAGCGAAATCTCAATCGAATGGGAATTGTCACATTGGGACAGCTTGCCCGCTTTGACTTGGAACATTTAAAAAAGCGCTTTGGGGTGATGGGCGAGCAGTTATACTGGCATGCATGGGGAATTGATTTAAGTCCGGTATTTGGAGATTTTATAAAAACGGAACAAAAAGGATTTGGACATGGCATCTCTCTTTTAAGAGATTATTCCAAAGAGGAAGTAACGGTCTGTATCCTCGATCTTTGTGAAGAGGTTTGCCGGCGTGCCCGTGAAGCTGGGAAGACAGGAAGAACTGTTCAATTGGGCATCTCCTATGGCAAGGAAACAGGTGGCGGCTTCTCTCGCTCCAGATCGATCTACATCCCTACGAATGTAACTATGGATGTATATCAAATCTGTCTTCAGCTCTTCCAAGAATTTTATGATGGAAACAGTACTATTAGACATGTCTATGTTACGCTGAATAACCTTTTTCATGAGGGAGAAATACAGCTTAACCTATTTGAAGATCGGGCGAAAAAAAATGATATCGGGTATGTTATGGATGCTATTCGCCGAGATTATGGAGCGACAGCTATCCTTCGTGCCAGCAGCTATACAGAGGCCGGAATTACCTTGGAGCGCAGCAAGAAAATTGGTGGACATCGAGCATAA